One window from the genome of Nicotiana tomentosiformis chromosome 5, ASM39032v3, whole genome shotgun sequence encodes:
- the LOC104113256 gene encoding tropinone reductase homolog, with protein MAQIDNSNGDGRWSLHGMTALVTGGTRGIGHAIVEELASFGATIFTCSRNKKDLDECLEKWQKKGYKVNGSTCDLFSEDQRNQLIEKATEYFNGRLDILVNNAGVCVPKETTKITSGDCSLMMGTNFEASYHLCQLAYPFLKVSGKASIVFISSISGIMAIPFVSLYAATKGAINQLTKNLACEWGKDNIRVNAVAPWIIDTALTDSVAEDFESKDVENLIKRTPISRMGKPNEVSSLVAYLCFPAAAYITGQIICVDGGKTVCGFP; from the exons ATGGCACAGATTGATAATAGCAATGGAGATGGAAGATGGTCTCTTCATGGCATGACTGCCCTTGTTACTGGGGGTACTAGGGGCATAGG CCATGCCATAGTTGAAGAACTAGCGAGTTTTGGCGCAACAATCTTTACATGTTCACGAAATAAGAAGGACTTAGATGAATGTTTGGAGAAATGGCAAAAGAAGGGGTACAAAGTGAACGGGTCTACGTGTGACTTGTTTTCAGAAGATCAACGAAACCAGTTGATTGAAAAAGCTACTGAATACTTCAATGGGAGGCTTGACATCCTT GTAAATAATGCTGGTGTATGTGTACCAAAGGAAACCACAAAAATTACATCTGGAGATTGCTCACTAATGATGGGAACCAATTTTGAGGCTTCATATCACTTGTGTCAATTAGCATACCCTTTTCTAAAAGTTTCAGGAAAAGCAAGCATTGTGTTCATCTCTTCTATCTCTGGGATCATGGCTATTCCTTTTGTTTCTCTCTATGCAGCTACAAAAg GAGCAATTAATCAATTAACGAAGAACTTGGCATGCGAATGGGGAAAAGACAATATTCGAGTAAATGCAGTTGCACCATGGATTATTGATACTGCGCTTACAGATTCTGTAGCT GAAGATTTTGAGTCAAAAGATGTGGAGAACTTGATTAAGAGAACACCAATAAGCAGGATGGGAAAGCCAAATGAAGTTTCATCACTGGTGGCTTACCTCTGCTTTCCTGCTGCTGCTTATATAACTGGCCAAATAATCTGTGTTGATGGTGGCAAAACTGTTTGTGGATTTCCATGA